Proteins found in one Microbacterium sp. SSM24 genomic segment:
- a CDS encoding carboxypeptidase regulatory-like domain-containing protein: MSPVWNRAPARLLAALTTGALVLGGALAVGPSAAADTTGGSIAGTVVDDHGQPLVDAWVSLSPVDGAGDSTGTWTDEAGAFEIAELRASDYTVRFESNQEGLVGEWWDDQPSATGASVVSVVEGETKQVHAALDAAGSISGTVTDETGAAVEGGDVQVYRFDVAAGSWNWQASATTAADGSYTVGSLPYGTFAVAFGSGEGVEIVPEYWVDAPSLEAATPLELERGEVVAGVDEQVQRAGRITGVVLDDIGQPVANASVSAHVEDVPGLEAWTSFGTTSGSDGTFAITSLPPGDYTVQFWPGQAPDLIGEWWDDAASRETASIVTVVAEAESSGIDAQLASGGVITGSVFDGAETAIADANVVLYDAEGGVVQTTSTLSNGIFGFGNLTPGTYTLSFSADTDSGRLTEWWNNASGRESATPVEVAAGTSTDGIDIVLDESDGSHLETFTASLSGVVTDGAGQPLGGVRVDVRASDGMSGDFAMTNAEGAWEMAGMAAGRYVVSFTGIVGGESITRFWEDAPDLESATVIDLARGEAHDGISAVLRSTPLPEVVGSTPKIAGTAKVGSTLTAQPGSWTDGADLAYQWKADGEVIPDATAETFTPTAAQLGAALTVVVLGTKSGHVAAERESTATAPVAAGALTTATPTISGSVAVGSVLTAVTGVWTDGTGFGYQWLAGGAVVRGATSPTLTLTTAQKDKQISVRVTGALAGYTSATKTSALTGKVATAASPKISGSAQVGSTLTAVPGTWTVSTTFRYQWYADGTALPGATKSTLLLTTAHDSRAITVRVTGAKSGYATVTNLSASTLKVTRFSTPSIGGALSVGSVLTAKPNTWSAGTTFTYQWYANGTAIPGATSPTFALGSAQRDKQMMVKVTGRQSGFTSVAVASASSVRVIAPATPTIVGTLMVGGTVTAKPNGWTPGAIFRYQWYADGLAISGATKATLVLGSAQRDRQISVKVTGSKPGYGSGFRTSASSLKVAVAPAPSVGGTVMVGSTLTARTGTWTPATTFTYQWSANGSAIAGATRSTFTPSRAYAGKRITVKVVGSNSGYQRISRDSAATAAVRSGKAAPATRDNCPSGYPIKGNQTTRHTTDWIYHVPGGRYYAITDPEECFASEAAAVAWGYRKSLQ; this comes from the coding sequence ATGTCCCCTGTCTGGAACCGCGCCCCCGCGCGCCTTCTCGCCGCCCTCACCACGGGCGCGCTCGTGCTCGGCGGCGCCCTCGCCGTCGGCCCTTCAGCCGCGGCCGACACGACGGGGGGCTCGATCGCGGGCACCGTCGTCGACGATCATGGGCAGCCGCTGGTGGATGCGTGGGTCTCGCTGAGCCCCGTCGACGGCGCGGGCGATTCGACCGGAACGTGGACGGATGAGGCGGGAGCCTTCGAGATCGCCGAGCTCCGCGCGAGCGACTACACCGTGCGCTTCGAGTCGAACCAGGAGGGTCTCGTCGGTGAGTGGTGGGACGACCAGCCCAGTGCCACCGGAGCATCCGTCGTCTCCGTCGTCGAGGGCGAGACGAAGCAGGTGCACGCGGCTCTCGACGCCGCCGGCTCGATCAGCGGAACGGTGACGGACGAGACGGGCGCCGCGGTCGAAGGCGGAGACGTGCAGGTGTACCGATTCGACGTCGCAGCCGGATCCTGGAACTGGCAGGCGTCGGCCACGACCGCCGCTGACGGCTCGTACACCGTCGGATCGCTGCCCTACGGCACGTTCGCGGTCGCCTTCGGCTCGGGCGAGGGCGTCGAGATCGTCCCCGAGTACTGGGTGGACGCGCCCTCGCTGGAGGCGGCGACCCCGCTCGAGCTCGAGCGGGGAGAGGTCGTCGCCGGCGTCGATGAGCAGGTGCAGCGCGCCGGCCGCATCACCGGAGTGGTGTTGGACGACATCGGGCAGCCGGTCGCGAATGCGAGTGTTTCGGCGCACGTGGAGGACGTCCCGGGCCTCGAGGCGTGGACCTCGTTCGGAACGACGTCGGGCAGCGACGGCACGTTCGCGATCACCTCCCTGCCGCCCGGCGACTACACCGTGCAGTTCTGGCCCGGCCAGGCGCCCGACCTCATCGGCGAGTGGTGGGACGATGCCGCGTCGCGCGAGACGGCGAGCATCGTCACCGTCGTCGCCGAAGCCGAGTCGTCCGGCATCGACGCGCAGTTGGCCTCGGGCGGGGTCATCACCGGCTCGGTCTTCGACGGCGCCGAGACGGCGATCGCCGACGCCAACGTCGTCCTGTACGACGCCGAGGGCGGCGTCGTGCAGACGACCAGCACGCTCTCGAACGGCATCTTCGGGTTCGGCAATCTGACGCCTGGGACCTACACGCTCTCCTTCAGTGCCGACACGGATTCGGGCCGACTGACCGAGTGGTGGAACAACGCCTCCGGCCGCGAGTCGGCGACGCCCGTCGAGGTCGCGGCCGGCACATCGACCGACGGCATCGACATCGTGCTGGACGAGTCCGACGGCTCGCACCTGGAGACGTTCACGGCGAGCCTCTCCGGGGTCGTCACAGACGGCGCCGGACAGCCGCTCGGTGGGGTTCGGGTCGACGTCAGGGCGTCCGACGGCATGTCGGGAGACTTCGCCATGACGAACGCCGAGGGTGCATGGGAGATGGCGGGGATGGCTGCCGGCCGCTACGTCGTGTCGTTCACCGGCATCGTCGGCGGCGAGTCGATCACGCGGTTCTGGGAGGACGCCCCCGACCTCGAGAGCGCCACCGTCATCGACCTCGCGCGCGGCGAGGCGCACGACGGCATCTCCGCCGTCCTGCGCTCCACGCCGCTGCCCGAGGTCGTCGGGTCGACGCCGAAGATCGCCGGCACGGCGAAGGTCGGTTCCACCCTCACGGCGCAGCCGGGAAGCTGGACCGACGGGGCGGACCTGGCGTATCAGTGGAAGGCCGACGGAGAGGTCATTCCGGATGCCACCGCGGAGACCTTCACGCCCACGGCCGCGCAGCTCGGTGCAGCGCTGACGGTCGTGGTCCTGGGCACGAAGAGCGGGCACGTCGCCGCGGAGCGCGAATCGACGGCAACCGCGCCAGTCGCCGCCGGGGCCCTGACGACCGCGACCCCGACGATCTCGGGCTCTGTCGCGGTCGGATCGGTGCTGACCGCCGTGACCGGCGTCTGGACGGACGGAACCGGGTTCGGGTACCAGTGGCTCGCGGGCGGAGCCGTCGTGAGGGGAGCGACCTCGCCGACGCTGACGCTCACGACCGCGCAGAAGGACAAGCAGATCTCGGTCCGCGTGACGGGCGCGCTCGCGGGCTACACCTCCGCGACGAAGACCTCGGCCCTCACGGGGAAGGTGGCCACGGCCGCGTCGCCCAAGATCTCGGGCAGCGCGCAGGTGGGCTCGACGCTGACGGCGGTGCCGGGTACGTGGACCGTGTCGACCACGTTCCGCTACCAGTGGTACGCCGACGGCACGGCCCTTCCCGGCGCGACGAAGTCGACCCTCCTGCTGACGACGGCGCATGACTCACGGGCGATCACCGTTCGTGTCACCGGCGCGAAATCGGGCTACGCGACCGTGACGAATCTCTCGGCATCGACGCTCAAGGTCACCCGATTCAGCACCCCGTCGATCGGCGGCGCGCTGTCGGTCGGCTCGGTGCTCACCGCGAAGCCGAACACCTGGAGCGCGGGAACCACGTTCACCTACCAGTGGTACGCGAACGGCACGGCGATCCCCGGCGCGACGTCGCCCACCTTCGCCCTCGGCTCCGCACAGCGCGACAAGCAGATGATGGTCAAGGTCACGGGGAGGCAGAGCGGCTTCACGTCCGTCGCCGTGGCATCCGCCTCCTCGGTGCGGGTCATCGCGCCCGCGACGCCGACGATCGTGGGAACGCTCATGGTGGGCGGCACGGTGACCGCCAAGCCGAACGGATGGACCCCCGGCGCGATCTTCCGCTACCAGTGGTACGCCGACGGGCTCGCCATCTCGGGTGCCACGAAGGCGACGCTCGTGCTCGGGTCCGCCCAGCGCGACAGGCAGATCTCGGTCAAGGTCACGGGCAGCAAGCCGGGCTACGGCTCTGGATTCCGCACGTCGGCGTCCTCCCTCAAGGTCGCGGTGGCTCCCGCTCCGTCGGTCGGAGGGACGGTGATGGTGGGCTCGACGCTCACCGCACGCACCGGGACCTGGACGCCGGCCACGACGTTCACCTACCAGTGGTCGGCGAACGGCTCGGCCATCGCCGGCGCCACCAGGTCGACGTTCACCCCGTCGCGGGCGTATGCGGGCAAGAGGATCACGGTGAAGGTCGTCGGTTCGAACAGCGGCTATCAGCGGATCTCCCGAGACAGCGCTGCCACTGCAGCGGTGAGGTCGGGGAAGGCCGCGCCGGCGACGAGAGACAACTGCCCGTCCGGTTACCCCATCAAGGGCAATCAGACGACACGGCACACGACCGATTGGATCTACCACGTCCCGGGCGGTCGGTACTACGCCATAACGGATCCCGAGGAGTGCTTCGCCTCCGAGGCGGCGGCGGTCGCATGGGGATACCGCAAGTCGCTGCAGTAG